One window from the genome of Rhodobacteraceae bacterium S2214 encodes:
- a CDS encoding phasin family protein, with the protein MANTQDFTAVFKDMMGSFPIDTKAVEEQFKSSTTLAEKMSGVAIDAAGKSAELSAKWTQDTLAKVEAMSKAKAEPADYAKAMTDFASTSAEAAAEHMSAFAEIAKKVQTQTMELMMAAGKDMSEDMTAAAKKAQTELTTAAKKATASAK; encoded by the coding sequence ATGGCTAACACACAAGATTTTACAGCTGTTTTCAAAGACATGATGGGTTCTTTCCCAATCGACACAAAAGCAGTTGAAGAGCAGTTCAAGTCTTCTACGACATTGGCTGAAAAAATGTCCGGCGTTGCAATCGACGCTGCTGGCAAATCTGCTGAGCTGTCCGCAAAATGGACACAGGACACACTTGCTAAAGTTGAAGCAATGTCCAAAGCAAAGGCAGAGCCTGCTGATTACGCAAAAGCAATGACAGACTTCGCGTCTACATCTGCCGAAGCTGCTGCAGAGCACATGTCAGCATTCGCTGAAATCGCGAAAAAAGTTCAGACTCAGACAATGGAACTGATGATGGCTGCTGGCAAAGACATGTCCGAAGACATGACTGCTGCTGCGAAGAAAGCACAGACAGAACTGACAACAGCTGCGAAAAAAGCGACTGCTTCTGCAAAGTAA
- the phaC gene encoding class I poly(R)-hydroxyalkanoic acid synthase yields MTTTESDDRAINETNATTLEANLSRIEELTQRLLVAMNPKRHVPTSLQGPSPDLYAKAASAYVTEMMNNPGKIIEQQVAFWGKSVKHYIESQHLLAQGKLAHPVDETAPDRRFAHELWDTNPYFNFIKQQYLMNADAVRDAISAIDTMDDGEKRRLEYFGEQIVDMFSPTNFLATNPEALSLAAETEGESLVAGLENLIRDLEANDGDLVVTLADKEAFEVGRNLATSPGEVVYRNHLFELIQYTPSTEKVHEIPLVIFPPWINKFYILDLKPANSMIKWAVEQGYTVFVVSWVNPDATYRDTSMTNYVEDGYLTAIDQVKSICGVKKVNAVGYCIAGTTLSITLALMAQRGDKSINSATLFTTLTDFSDRGEVGVFLDDDFVDGIEAEVAEAGVLDRYYMSRTFSFLRSNDLIYGPAIKSYMLGKAPPAFDLLYWNGDGTNLPAKMSVEYLRGLCQGDNFATSGFDIADTTVRLSEVTVPICAIACETDHIAAWKSSYRGVQGMGSKDKTFILSESGHIAGIINPPSKKKYGHYTNPELGLTPDDWLADADKHEGSWWPRWDAWLAPRSGKQVKARTPGDKNHPVLGPAPGTYVAK; encoded by the coding sequence ATGAAACAAATGCAACGACGCTTGAAGCGAATCTTTCGCGAATAGAAGAGCTTACCCAGCGGTTGCTTGTTGCAATGAATCCCAAACGGCACGTCCCAACGTCGTTGCAAGGTCCGTCTCCAGATCTTTATGCAAAGGCAGCATCCGCATACGTCACCGAAATGATGAACAATCCGGGCAAGATTATCGAACAGCAGGTCGCGTTCTGGGGCAAATCGGTCAAACACTATATTGAGTCGCAGCATCTGCTTGCCCAAGGCAAATTGGCGCATCCTGTAGATGAAACCGCACCGGACCGCAGGTTTGCCCATGAACTGTGGGACACGAACCCGTATTTCAATTTTATCAAGCAGCAGTATCTGATGAACGCGGACGCCGTACGTGATGCGATTTCCGCGATTGATACGATGGACGATGGCGAAAAGCGCCGTCTTGAATATTTCGGCGAACAGATTGTCGATATGTTCAGTCCGACAAACTTTCTTGCCACCAATCCCGAAGCATTAAGTCTCGCCGCTGAGACAGAAGGTGAAAGCCTTGTCGCGGGGTTAGAAAACCTGATCCGTGATCTTGAAGCAAACGACGGCGATCTGGTTGTGACGCTAGCCGATAAGGAAGCGTTTGAGGTGGGGCGCAACCTTGCCACGTCGCCCGGAGAGGTCGTGTACCGCAATCACCTGTTTGAATTGATCCAGTACACCCCGAGCACCGAAAAAGTGCATGAAATCCCGTTGGTGATCTTCCCGCCGTGGATCAACAAGTTCTACATCCTCGATCTGAAACCAGCCAACAGCATGATCAAATGGGCGGTAGAGCAGGGGTACACGGTCTTTGTGGTGTCTTGGGTCAACCCAGACGCAACCTACCGTGACACGTCGATGACAAACTATGTCGAAGACGGTTACCTGACGGCGATTGATCAAGTGAAATCGATCTGCGGCGTCAAGAAGGTGAACGCAGTTGGTTATTGTATCGCAGGCACAACCCTGTCGATCACACTGGCTTTGATGGCGCAGCGTGGCGATAAATCGATCAATTCAGCCACCTTGTTCACAACTCTGACCGATTTCTCGGATCGGGGCGAAGTTGGTGTGTTCTTGGATGACGATTTTGTTGACGGGATCGAAGCCGAAGTTGCGGAAGCAGGCGTGCTTGACCGGTATTATATGTCGCGGACTTTCAGCTTCTTACGTTCGAATGACTTGATCTACGGTCCGGCGATCAAAAGCTACATGCTGGGCAAAGCCCCACCTGCGTTTGATCTGCTGTATTGGAACGGGGACGGGACGAACTTGCCTGCGAAAATGTCGGTCGAATATCTACGGGGCCTCTGCCAAGGCGATAATTTCGCGACGTCCGGTTTTGATATCGCGGACACGACTGTGCGCCTGTCAGAGGTGACTGTGCCGATCTGCGCGATTGCTTGCGAAACCGATCATATTGCGGCTTGGAAAAGCAGCTACCGTGGGGTTCAGGGGATGGGGTCGAAGGATAAGACGTTCATTCTGTCAGAGTCTGGTCACATCGCGGGTATCATCAATCCGCCGTCCAAGAAGAAGTATGGACACTATACCAACCCCGAACTGGGGCTGACGCCTGATGATTGGCTTGCTGATGCGGACAAACACGAAGGGTCTTGGTGGCCACGTTGGGATGCATGGCTTGCGCCACGGTCAGGTAAACAGGTGAAGGCGCGCACGCCGGGGGACAAGAACCACCCGGTTCTTGGGCCTGCTCCGGGGACATATGTGGCCAAGTGA